From the Geotrypetes seraphini chromosome 8, aGeoSer1.1, whole genome shotgun sequence genome, the window tctgctggCCCTTCTCTCCTCTCGGCGCAAGGCCCATTTGAAGGACCTATGCGCATGTGCTGACAATGGCGTGCTGACATCATGCaagcgcatgatgtcatcatgccgacaccagcgcacttctgggtgtctcgagctggggacactaggtttagtgtgccccggctcaaaaatgtttgcgagacactgagctATACAAACTTCTACCTTTCTTACAATTTCTCCTCAAAGACTATGTAACAAGCCCCCTAAATTgtaaatctcctggaaatgtccagttatcttctgatgtaatccgcctagaactgcaaggtacaggcggaatagaagccactaatgtaatgtaatatttcttCTACAGACTGCTTATTTGTTAAGCTCTTTAATTCTTTAGGTATTAGAAACCAATGTTATGTTTTGTTAattaggttttctattctgcctttatgtattcagttcaaggtcagattacattacaagaggttggatcaggtacccaggaagttacaatggacagtttggcaCAGACCTTCAATAttgttgctagtacaggtagatcagtagtTATTaataggtcatagttacaagttcaactaggtcattgttggctcactgttatgtcccaggagttgcattagagtagacagtttagaaatgggtttttacattaccatttcagttacttcagagttggctccctgtcttggtacagaaatgcttttaagttTTCTGAACCCaagagatagtggtcacaagatcatagtgtaagtggtAACCAgatccagcattttgctaattgatattggatggataagataagttgcctggtagactttatattgttgcatgctgggaattttaagtgaaaAAGATTTCTGGTTGACCACGGGTCACCATGCTcatggtggaatatctgttggaggcaccgtAGAGTAGGATAGCCAATTCTGTTAGTTAGTTGGGGACGATGGCTGTcgggatcttaaaggcagtgatgcctaattcaaacttgatccttgcagttataagcagccaatgtagtttcatgtAGTAGGGCTATTGGTGGTCCGATTTCCACAGTCTGAATACAAGTCTTACTGCTACATTTTGAACTAGTGTTACATTATAGTAGTCTAGTCAAGATAGGATTAAGTATTGCACTAAAATTCGGAAAGCCTTTGTTTCGAAGTAATTTCTGATGGGtgttagctttctcatcacaaggaaagattattttattatttattgaaactAAAGTGATATATCTTTGAAACATTGCACTTTGGTTACCGTAAAGACAGCTTGTTTTGTAATATGAATGCATAGGCcaatataataaaaacatagaaaaattgTGTTTGTTCTGTGGTTCAAATTTTACAAAGCAATTTTTCTATCAGATAAATGCATTAACCATAATAAAATGGGATATACAGTGACCAAAACTATATTACCTTTACCTTAGTCACTAACAGGAACAGATCCAGTATGGAAGAGAACATTCAGTTCAagtactataaaaaaaaaaataataataattttttaaaattgataatATATCGGTGACTGCATAAGTTAATAAGACCAgcaaattaaaatatttaaggaTATAGCTATCAACACAAAATAATTAGATTGcctcttttttaaattattatttatgtataattTCTGAGAAAATAATTCTTACAATTTTTAAATGCTTTTACTTATCCTTTGCTCTTATTATGAAAGTAACTAAACTGATCTCCAACAGTCACATCTTTCATGCTCATACATGAAAGTGTGGACTAagggaagtttaaaaaaaaacaaaaaaaaaacatttcttcctacacttcagcattcgcggtttcgattattcacagtttttagcttgctggcttctccaccccaattacgtcagcttgcatagagaaattgctaatCCAAGCTTTTagagagaaaattgctgattcccagcactttcttcatcttgtattgcctctccttcaggaacagggcaggtcacccaccatgttattcgcggtttcaaaatattcatgatggtttttaatagaaaacagtgaataacatatgaaaaagttattcacggatTTTCTGTatctgcagttctgttaatcccctatcacagcgaatacagagggagaagtgtataggatATGCCTATagtaaaacacacacacatcctttctattaaaaaaaatgaaaacttaagaaaaatatactttaaaaaagCAAAGGCATTTTGCCAATGAAATTGACAAGAGATGGCATAGAAGTGATCTCCATTGCAGCATTCAAACAGTTGGTtgaatgctcttcaaatcctgtacaTACATTAATTTCAGTCTTGATATAGTAAATGCAACAATCTCTTAAGTGcattactcaggtgtctcatttatggtaTTTGTTACTGTTGTATAAGGAAGGGGAAAAGGTACCAAGTCTTGAAGCAAAGCAAATCCAACAAGAaaaggcactggagatgtcaaatccaactgaATGGTCAGAAatcctttatttgcagtttgtatcaaCGTTTAAAACAAGCAAAGTTCCAAAAGACAAAATCCCGACTAGGATCAGAGTTCAGGGGATGAAAAGACGCCGAAATGCTTACaactgtcccctgaggaaggcgatgtaTCGCCGAAACTCGGATCCTAGTTGGGAATTTGTCTTTTGGAACTTTGCTTGTTTTAAACTTTGGTACAAACTGCCAATAAAGGATTTTTGACCATtcggttggatttgacatctccagtgcctcttcttgttgGATTTGTTACTGTTTACAATCCAAGATCAAGCGGGTTTtttaaatatatccttgaagtgttataGAATCAATGTTAGTATcgatttttaatgtttaatacctagTCTGAACAAACAGGACAATGTGATTTTCAACATTAGCAATGTAAGCTTAAATTCTTCTGGTGGCCCTCAGCACTTTCCAGTATTCACACTATGGCCATTTCACATGAAACGGTGGacaaaattagaaagtcatgggataggaggtaatgtccaattatggattaagaactggttaaaagagagtaggtttaaatggtcagtattttaaatagtggagttccccaggagtctgtgctgggaccactgctttttaatatatttatcaatgatctagagatgggaataactagttaaataattaaatttgctgatgacacaaagttattcaaagttgttaaatcacaagaggattgtgaaaaattgcaagaggaccttgtgagtttgggagactgggcatcaaaaaggcagatgatgtttttttaatttgagcaaatgcaaagtgatgcatgtaggaaagaggaaccagAACTATAGCTATGTTATGCAGAGTTCCACATTAGGAATCACtggccaggaaaaggatctaggtgtcatcgttgaggatacgttgaaaccctcaatgtgcagcagtagctaagaaaacaaatagaatgttaagaattatcagaaaaggaatggaaaacaaagatgaagatgttataatgccctcatatcgttctatggtatggctgcaccgcaaatactgtgtgcaattccagTCATTGTATCTCTAAAAATATAGTAGAATTATAAAAGGTACATAGAagagtgatgaaaatgataaaagggataggacgacttccctatgaggaaatgctaaaACAGCTAGGGGTTTTCAGCTTGAAGAAATGGTTCAGGGGTGATAGGAtaggtctacaaaatactgagtggagtggaaagggtagatgggaattgcttatttactctttccaaaaatactaagactacgGGGGAAGAGAGGAAATTATTAAGGAGAAGATATAAAAcataccagagaaaatatttcttcatacaacatgtaattgaactctggaattcattgccagagaatgtggtgaaatcagcttagaagggtttaaaaaggtttggataatttccaaatggaaaagtccataggctattattgagatggcttggggaaatccactgcttattcctaggataagcagaataaaatttgttttactacttgggatctagctatatacttgggacctgggttggccactgttggaaataggatattgggtttgatggaccttcggtctgtcccaatatagcaattcttatgttttttttaaaataaattgttattttatttacaacaaataaaaatcaggaaattccacaaatatcaaggaaaattatacattacaaataaaattaaacaaatctAGCCCACATTATTGGGGCTGTTGTATACCTGAAAAGATTCAcatatgtaaagaaaaaaaaataaactttccTATCTGCAAGCAGGCAAAATTTCTACTCATATTTCTTCATTTCACTTACTTATCAACTACTGCGTTATTTTCAGGTAAAATATCTAACTTAGGTTTATGTTAAAGAAATGTCTCAAGCTGAGTTGAATCAACAAAAACATACTTGCTGTTCTGATATGTCACTaaacacttacaaggaaatttAAGGAAGAATAAAGCCCCCACAGCCAAGACATGAGTCTTAAGCTgtagttcttatgtttttatgttaaatGAGATGGAAGGTCAATGTATGAAATTTTTTTAGAGGCTGTGTCTGGAATATGaatatcaaggaaaaaaaatgaaagttcTGTATTACTttgcaaatgttaaaaaaataggTAGCATACAACAAACTGACTTTTCAAATGCACCAAAAAATGTACATAGTAAAGCTAATGTCAcacaattcattaaaaaaaaaaattaaactgaaaatgTGCTCATTGCTCAGTGGCAAAAATTAGGGGGCAGCAGTGATGGAGTGAggggggggcagaccgccccatgTATCGTAtaggtgggggcgccggcacctctctgccccccatgccatgctcactcttcctttccccctataccactttaaatctttgccagcaggagtaacttctctggcctggcttccctctgaagtcacttccaaGTCGCAGGGCcatgaaatgacatcagagggaaagccaatgcaagCAGcagccggagaagctgctcgtgctggcaaagttATAAAGATGTACAGGTGAGAAGGGAGGATGCGAGTGTGATGGGAGGGGGTGCCACCTACCCTCGCTACTGCCACTGGTGGGCAGGTAGCTGTGCTCCAATTCTGCTTCTGTTTAGGTCACTTAGCTTTTCTCCCGTTAGACATGCCTCAGAATCAGTACGCTGATATGAAAGCTCCAATGAATGAGGTGAGACTCAAAAGTATGAGAACAATAAATGAGGCTGCAAGACATGGAATTACTGATATTCAAAAGATCCCAACCCCTTCCATCAAGTTTACATCTACATCAATGCACGAACTACAGAGCCACTGCTACCCTCCGGATGTTAATCCATTAATCTGAAGTACAAGTAAAAATTGTAGATGACATAGATGTGTATTTCTGTGATGTTGGGTAGAACAAGCGGAACTTTGATGAAGGAAAACAGAGTTAGGCCTCTGAAGCCTGAACAAAACCTTCGTGTACGTAACGTGCAGAAGAACAAACCTAGGAAGACTTCCTTTCGGTGCCATTTACAACCCATGATACTCCCCAGTTTCTAATAAAACACCCCACACCACTAAGCCCTAATATCCTCTTACCAAAGTCTCCTTGACATCCACCACCGCAAATATACTAAAGGTGCGGCCCAAACCTCATTATGAATAACGTCTCAACTTCCACGCGTTCACTTTCTGTTTTGCCAAGCCTTGAAAGTGAGGCTTGTAACGCAGGCCCTGCCTCCATCCCCCCCCGTGAACTTAACCCTGGGAAGGAGAGGGTGCAGGGTTTCTATGGAAACAGTCTAAGAAGCCATTGGTCCGACTGAGGTCACGCCGAAAGATAACGTTCTGAAGTGGGGAAGGAAGCCTGGAAGCGACAATAGGTTGCAAGGCGGAAGGTGCAGCCCGCCGAAGGGGCTTTCCCAGTGGCTGTAAATGGAGGATCTGGATTCTAGCCCGGAGCTAGCCCTGGAGAAGGATCCCTTCCAGCTGACGGTGGAAGATGTCTATGACATCTCCTACGTGATCGGCAAGGACCTACTGAAGATTGGCGGCGAGCCCAAGGGGCAGTCCGGCAGAATTTCTGATCTGCAGTTTAAAATTGTCCGCGTCCTGGAGCTGCTTGAAGCCCTGGTGAGCCAATGCAATCTGAACATGGAGGAGCTGAAATTGGAAAGAGACAACCTAAAAAAGGAGTTTGAGCGAGTACTGAACGAAGGGGCCAGAGGAGATGCGGATCAGGTGGGTATGATAGAAAATAACTGCAGAAACTGTGGCAGAACGGGACCAAGCAGAGTTAAGCATTCAGTTTTAAACCCGTCACAAATGAATTGCCGTATTTTGtgcactataagacgcaccctagatttagaggaaaataagaaaacattCAGAAC encodes:
- the RILPL2 gene encoding RILP-like protein 2 isoform X3; this translates as MEDLDSSPELALEKDPFQLTVEDVYDISYVIGKDLLKIGGEPKGQSGRISDLQFKIVRVLELLEALVSQCNLNMEELKLERDNLKKEFERVLNEGARGDADQVNLGPDKQVIDLTDPDRPRFTLQELREVLQERNQLKAQLLVAQEELQCYKRDVGYNEASQDHLGCFPEEARI
- the RILPL2 gene encoding RILP-like protein 2 isoform X2; translation: MEDLDSSPELALEKDPFQLTVEDVYDISYVIGKDLLKIGGEPKGQSGRISDLQFKIVRVLELLEALVSQCNLNMEELKLERDNLKKEFERVLNEGARGDADQVNLGPDKQVIDLTDPDRPRFTLQELREVLQERNQLKAQLLVAQEELQCYKSGIIHPTEEQFVTIENDATASSTKRTAGNNEDYTVIKRFGYCGF